One genomic segment of Bos javanicus breed banteng chromosome 23, ARS-OSU_banteng_1.0, whole genome shotgun sequence includes these proteins:
- the LOC133236990 gene encoding histone H3.1-like, protein MARTKQTARKSTGGKAPRKQLATKAARKSAPATGGVKKPHGYRPGTVALREIRRYQKSTELLIRKLPFQRLVREIAQDFKTDLRFQSSAVMALQEACEAYLVGLFEDTNLCAIHAKRVTIMPKDIQLARRIRGERA, encoded by the coding sequence ATGGCTCGCACTAAGCAGACCGCTCGCAAGTCCACCGGCGGCAAGGCGCCACGCAAGCAGCTGGCCACCAAGGCGGCCCGCAAGAGCGCGCCGGCCACCGGCGGCGTGAAGAAGCCTCACGGCTACCGCCCGGGCACGGTGGCCCTGCGCGAGATCCGCCGCTACCAGAAGTCCACGGAGCTGCTGATCCGCAAGCTGCCGTTCCAGCGGCTGGTGCGCGAGATCGCGCAGGACTTCAAGACCGACCTGCGCTTCCAGAGCTCGGCGGTGATGGCGCTGCAGGAGGCGTGCGAGGCCTACCTGGTGGGGCTCTTCGAGGACACCAACCTGTGTGCCATCCACGCCAAGCGCGTCACCATCATGCCCAAGGACATCCAGCTTGCCCGCCGCATCCGCGGAGAGAGGGCTTAA
- the LOC133236999 gene encoding histone H2A type 1-B: MSGRGKQGGKARAKAKTRSSRAGLQFPVGRVHRLLRKGNYSERVGAGAPVYLAAVLEYLTAEILELAGNAARDNKKTRIIPRHLQLAIRNDEELNKLLGRVTIAQGGVLPNIQAVLLPKKTESHHKAKGK; this comes from the coding sequence ATGTCTGGGCGAGGGAAGCAAGGAGGGAAAGCCCGAGCAAAAGCGAAGACCCGCTCTTCGCGGGCCGGACTTCAGTTCCCCGTGGGCCGAGTTCACCGCCTGCTTCGCAAGGGTAACTACTCCGAGCGGGTCGGTGCCGGGGCCCCGGTGTACCTGGCGGCGGTGCTGGAGTACCTGACCGCCGAGATTCTAGAGCTGGCAGGCAATGCGGCCCGGGACAACAAGAAGACCCGTATTATCCCGCGTCACCTACAGCTGGCCATCCGCAACGACGAGGAGCTCAACAAGCTGCTGGGTCGTGTGACCATCGCTCAGGGTGGTGTGCTGCCCAACATCCAGGCAGTGCTACTGCCCAAGAAGACCGAGAGCCACCACAAGGCCAAGGGCAAGTGA
- the LOC133237024 gene encoding histone H2B type 1-C/E/F/G/I-like, whose amino-acid sequence MPEPAKSAPAPKKGSKKTVTKAQKKDGKKRKRSRKESYSVYVYKVLKQVHPDTGISSKAMGIMNSFVNDIFERIAGEASRLAHYNKRSTITSREIQTAVRLLLPGELAKHAVSEGTKAVTKYTSSK is encoded by the coding sequence ATGCCTGAACCGGCTAAGTCTGCTCCTGCCCCTAAAAAGGGGTCTAAAAAAACTGTGaccaaggcccagaagaaggaCGGCAAGAAGCGCAAGCGCAGCCGCAAGGAGAGCTACTCCGTGTACGTGTACAAAGTGCTGAAGCAAGTCCATCCGGACACCGGTATTTCGTCCAAGGCCATGGGAATCATGAATTCTTTCGTCAATGACATTTTCGAGCGCATCGCAGGCGAGGCATCGCGCCTGGCGCATTACAACAAGCGTTCGACTATCACATCCAGAGAGATCCAGACCGCCGtgcgcttgctgctacctggggagctggccaagcacgccgtgtccgagggcactaaggctgttaccaagtataccagctccaagtaa
- the LOC133237020 gene encoding histone H2B type 1-C/E/F/G/I — translation MPEPAKSAPAPKKGSKKAVTKAQKKDGKKRKRSRKESYSVYVYKVLKQVHPDTGISSKAMGIMNSFVNDIFERIAGEASRLAHYNKRSTITSREIQTAVRLLLPGELAKHAVSEGTKAVTKYTSSK, via the coding sequence ATGCCTGAACCAGCTAAGTCCGCTCCTGCTCCTAAAAAGGGCTCTAAAAAGGCGGTGACTAAGGCCCAGAAGAAGGATGGCAAGAAGCGCAAGCGTAGCCGCAAGGAGAGCTACTCCGTGTACgtgtacaaggtgctgaagcaagtCCATCCGGATACCGGCATCTCTTCCAAGGCCATgggcatcatgaactccttcgtcAACGACATCTTTGAGCGCATCGCGGGCGAGGCGTCTCGCCTGGCACATTACAACAAGCGCTCCACTATtacatccagggagatccagaccgcAGTGCGTCTGCTGCTGCCcggggagctggccaagcatgCGGTGTCTGAGGGCAccaaggctgtcaccaagtacaCCAGCTCCAAGTGA
- the LOC133237005 gene encoding histone H2A type 1, whose translation MSGRGKQGGKARAKAKTRSSRAGLQFPVGRVHRLLRKGNYAERVGAGAPVYLAAVLEYLTAEILELAGNAARDNKKTRIIPRHLQLAIRNDEELNKLLGKVTIAQGGVLPNIQAVLLPKKTESHHKAKGK comes from the coding sequence ATGTCTGGACGGGGAAAACAAGGTGGCAAGGCTCGAGCTAAGGCCAAGACCCGCTCTTCGCGGGCTGGACTTCAGTTTCCCGTGGGCCGAGTGCATCGTCTGCTTCGCAAAGGGAACTATGCCGAGCGGGTCGGGGCGGGGGCACCGGTGTATCTGGCGGCCGTGCTGGAGTACTTGACGGCCGAGATCCTGGAGCTGGCGGGCAACGCGGCCCGGGACAACAAGAAGACCCGCATCATCCCGCGTCACTTGCAGCTGGCCATCCGCAACGACGAGGAGCTCAACAAGCTGCTGGGCAAAGTCACCATCGCTCAGGGCGGCGTCCTGCCCAACATCCAGGCCGTGCTGCTCCCTAAGAAGACCGAGAGCCACCATAAGGCCAAGGGCAAGTAA
- the LOC133236995 gene encoding histone H3.1: protein MARTKQTARKSTGGKAPRKQLATKAARKSAPATGGVKKPHRYRPGTVALREIRRYQKSTELLIRKLPFQRLVREIAQDFKTDLRFQSSAVMALQEACEAYLVGLFEDTNLCAIHAKRVTIMPKDIQLARRIRGERA, encoded by the coding sequence ATGGCTCGCACTAAGCAGACCGCTCGCAAGTCCACCGGCGGCAAGGCGCCACGCAAGCAGCTGGCCACCAAGGCGGCCCGCAAGAGCGCGCCGGCCACCGGCGGCGTGAAGAAGCCGCACCGCTACCGCCCCGGCACGGTGGCCCTGCGCGAGATCCGCCGCTACCAGAAGTCCACGGAGCTGCTGATCCGCAAGCTGCCGTTCCAGCGGCTGGTGCGCGAGATCGCGCAGGACTTCAAGACCGACCTGCGTTTCCAGAGCTCGGCGGTGATGGCGCTGCAGGAGGCGTGCGAGGCCTACCTGGTGGGACTCTTCGAGGACACCAACCTGTGTGCCATCCACGCCAAGCGCGTCACCATCATGCCCAAGGACATCCAGCTTGCCCGCCGCATCCGCGGGGAGAGGGCCTAG
- the LOC133236982 gene encoding histone H1.4-like, with protein MSETVPAAPPAPSPAEKTPVKKKARKSTSAPKRKASGPSVSDLITKAVAASKERSGVSLAALKKALAAAGYDVEKNNSRIKLGLKSLVSKGTLVQTKGTGASGSFKLNKKAATGEAKPKAKKAGAAKPKKAAGAAKKPKKSTGAATPKKTAKTTLKKVKPATRAKKVAKSPKKVKTAKPKAAKSPVKAKVNKPKVAKPKAVQPKKATPKK; from the coding sequence ATGTCTGAAACTGTACCTGCCGcgcctcctgctccttctcctgcGGAGAAGACACCGGTGAAGAAAAAGGCGCGCAAGTCCACCAGTGCCCCGAAGCGCAAGGCCTCTGGGCCCTCGGTGTCCGACCTCATCACCAAGGCTGTCGCCGCCTCCAAGGAACGCAGCGGCGTGTCTCTGGCTGCGCTCAAGAAAGCACTGGCGGCCGCCGGCTACGATGTGGAGAAGAACAACAGCCGCATCAAGCTGGGTCTCAAGAGCTTGGTGAGCAAGGGCACCCTGGTGCAGACCAAGGGCACCGGGGCTTCCGGCTCTTTCAAACTCAACAAGAAGGCGGCCACCGGGGAGGCCAAGCCCAAGGCGAAGAAGGCGGGCGCGGCCAAGCCCAAGAAGGCTGCCGGGGCGGCTAAGAAGCCCAAGAAATCCACGGGTGCGGCCACCCCGAAGAAAACCGCTAAGACGACCTTGAAGAAGGTGAAGCCTGCTACTAGGGCGAAGAAAGTGGCCAAAAGCCCGAAAAAGGTGAAGACAGCTAAGCCCAAGGCGGCCAAGAGTCCAGTCAAGGCTAAAGTTAATAAGCCCAAGGTAGCCAAGCCTAAAGCGGTCCAGCCTAAAAAGGCGACCCCAAAAAAGTAG
- the LOC133237025 gene encoding histone H4, which yields MSGRGKGGKGLGKGGAKRHRKVLRDNIQGITKPAIRRLARRGGVKRISGLIYEETRGVLKVFLENVIRDAVTYTEHAKRKTVTAMDVVYALKRQGRTLYGFGG from the coding sequence ATGTCTGGACGCGGTAAAGGCGGAAAGGGGCTCGGAAAAGGTGGTGCTAAGCGCCATCGTAAAGTTCTGAGAGATAATATCCAGGGCATCACTAAGCCCGCCATTCGTCGCCTGGCCCGCCGTGGTGGTGTTAAACGGATTTCTGGGCTCATCTACGAGGAGACCCGCGGGGTGCTGAAGGTGTTCCTGGAGAACGTGATCCGGGACGCGGTCACCTACACCGAGCACGCCAAGCGCAAAACTGTCACCGCCATGGACGTGGTCTACGCGCTCAAGCGCCAGGGACGCACTCTCTACGGCTTCGGCGGTTAA
- the LOC133237021 gene encoding histone H2B type 1-C/E/F/G/I, protein MPEPAKSAPAPKKGSKKAVTKAQKKDGKKRKRSRKESYSVYVYKVLKQVHPDTGISSKAMGIMNSFVNDIFERIAGEASRLAHYNKRSTITSREIQTAVRLLLPGELAKHAVSEGTKAVTKYTSSK, encoded by the coding sequence ATGCCGGAACCAGCCAAGTCCGCACCGGCCCCTAAGAAGGGCTCCAAAAAGGCGGTGACCAAGGCTCAGAAGAAGGATGGCAAGAAGCGCAAGCGCAGCCGCAAGGAGAGCTACTCCGTGTACgtgtacaaggtgctgaagcaGGTCCACCCGGACACCGGTATCTCGTCCAAAGCCATGGGAATCATGAATTCGTTCGTGAATGATATTTTCGAGCGCATCGCTGGCGAGGCATCGCGCCTGGCGCATTACAACAAGCGCTCGACcatcacatccagggagatccagaccgcCGTTCGCCTGCTGTTGCCcggggagctggccaagcacgccGTGTCTGAGGGCAccaaggctgtcaccaagtacaCCAGCTCCAAGTAG